One segment of Solanum lycopersicum chromosome 1, SLM_r2.1 DNA contains the following:
- the LOC101263169 gene encoding root phototropism protein 3-like produces the protein MVKENPVTGESIFVEKRNHCVIYPASGSMVAESVERRNKNWYVQTKIPSDLIVEIRDQSFHLHKLSVVSRSGYLNRLVFERNGNNYTRVQIDTIPGGAKIFELVVKFCYGLKIKATASNVAPLYCAAHFLEMNDELHQGNLISKAEAFLSYVILSSWKDTFRILKSCESVSSWSKDLHIVKRCTEAISWKACSETGVSSIGDEEVLVNVAADDTTKLVKLCGNWFFNDFSSLRIDHFIEVISLMKKREIKPELVGSCIAHWTKKWISQITVSQDKLKDQELSIQLQRVTTECLIRVLPAEEDSVSSNFLLHLYKIGLIMNINPKLKDHLKTRIALMLEKCSAKDLLVRNSTTLFDVDIVVQVVEAYVSLASNNPKSRMCVVGRLVNDYLTLIARDENLVARSFDSLVNALPKEARFCDDNLYRSIDMYLKEHPDLTEEERRSICRKMEHHKLSQEAQIHALKNDRLPDNIRTQLIILEQVNMMRLLTSDGSSYQRAKSQNIMEVSSGLRKNWIDSSQKEMKAIKQELEMLKAQVGELQQRRMELQRRTKKAVCC, from the exons ATGGTGAAAGAAAATCCAGTAACTGGTGAATCTATATTTGTCGAAAAGAGAAATCACTGTGTGATTTATCCAGCCAGTGGCAGTATGGTGGCAGAGTCTGTGGAAAGAAGAAACAAGAACTG GTATGTCCAAACAAAAATACCAAGTGATTTGatagtagaaattagagaccaAAGCTTCCACTTGCATAAG CTTTCCGTGGTTTCAAGAAGTGGATACCTTAATAGATTGGTATTCGAAAGGAATGGAAACAACTATACTAGAGTTCAGATTGACACAATACCTGGTGGCGCTAAAATCTTTGAGTTAGTAGTGAAGTTTTGCTATGGACTGAAGATCAAAGctacagcttcaaatgttgccCCACTGTATTGTGCTGCTCATTTCTTGGAAATGAATGATGAACTTCACCAAGGAAATCTAATTTCTAAAGCAGAGGCATTCCTTAGCTATGTAATCCTTTCTTCGTGGAAAGACACATTCAGGATCTTGAAAAGCTGTGAATCAGTTTCATCGTGGTCTAAAGACTTGCACATTGTCAAACGTTGCACGGAAGCCATTTCTTGGAAAGCTTGCTCTGAGACTGGAGTGAGTAGTATAGGAGATGAGGAAGTTTTAGTGAATGTTGCAGCAGATGATACAACCAAGTTGGTGAAGTTGTGTGGCAATTGgtttttcaatgatttttcatCCCTTCGGATAGATCATTTTATCGAAGTAATTTCATTgatgaaaaagagagagatTAAGCCAGAACTTGTGGGGTCATGTATAGCTCACTGGACAAAGAAGTGGATTTCTCAAATCACAGTTTCACAAGATAAATTGAAAGATCAAGAATTGTCCATCCAGCTACAAAGAGTGACAACTGAATGTTTGATAAGGGTGCTTCCTGCTGAAGAAGACTCAGTTTCCAGCAATTTTCTGCTTCATCTGTACAAGATTGGGCTAATTATGAATATCAATCCCAAATTAAAAGATCATCTCAAGACAAGAATAGCTCTCATGCTGGAAAAATGCAGTGCTAAAGACCTTCTAGTCAGGAACAGTACAACTCTTTTCGACGTGGATATTGTTGTTCAAGTGGTAGAAGCTTATGTTTCTCTTGCATCAAATAATCCCAAGTCAAGAATGTGTGTTGTCGGGAGGCTAGTGAACGACTACCTCACCCTCATAGCGAGGGATGAGAACCTAGTAGCAAGAAGCTTTGACTCTCTTGTAAATGCATTGCCCAAAGAAGCAAGATTTTGTGATGACAACCTATATAGGTCGATAGACATGTACCTCAAG GAACATCCTGACCTaacagaagaagaaagaagaagcaTATGCAGAAAAATGGAGCACCATAAGTTATCACAGGAAGCGCAAATACATGCCTTGAAGAATGATAGGCTGCCGGATAACATCAGGACACAACTTATAATTCTTGAGCAAGTCAATATGATGAGGTTACTAACTTCAGATGGTTCAAGTTACCAGAGAGCTAAATCACAGAATATAATGGAAGTCAGCAGCGGTTTACGCAAGAACTGGATTGATTCCTCCCAGAAGGAAATGAAAGCGATAAAACAAGAGCTTGAGATGTTAAAGGCTCAAGTTGGTGAACTGCAACAGCGTAGGATGGAACTTCAGCGGCGAACAAAGAAAGCTGTCTGTTGTTAG